The stretch of DNA TCGACCCTAGGGCGGCCTCCGCCCCGGGGGACGGGCGACGGCGAGCTCCGGTCCTACAGCTCGCGCGTGAGATACGCGCTGTTCGGGTCGGGCCGGTAGTCGCCGAACGGCCCGGTGGGGACGAAACCGTGGGCGGCGTACAACGTCCGGGCCGGCGCGAAGTACGGCTGGGTACCGGTCTCCAGACTGAGCCGGGCATGGCCACGCTCCCGGGCCAGTCCGATCAGGTGCACCAGCAACGCCCGTCCGACCCCGGTGCCGCGGGCGGCGGCGGTGGTCCGCATCGCCTTGAGCTCCGCGTGGGCGGGGTCGAGCTCCCGCAACGCCGCGCAGCCGAGCAGCAGACCGTCGCGACGGGCGGTGACGAAGGTGATCGACGGTGCGCGCAGCGCCTCCACGTCCAGCGCGTGGACGCTCTCCGGCGGCGACGTCGCGACCATGTCCGCGAGGTGCTCCCGCAGCAGGGCGGTGACGTCCGGCCGCGCCGGATCGTCGGGTCCGATGTCCACGCACCCGATTCTGCGGTGCCACCGGGCGCCGTGGGCCTGTGACAGGCTGGTCACCGTGACTCTGGCCGATCTGCTCCCCACTCCCGGCCACGACCTGGGCGACGCACACCCCCGCTCCGCCGACGACCTCTTCACCGACTTCGAGGGCTGGGCGACCGCGCGCGGGCTGCCGCTGTACCCGCACCAGGAGGAGGCGCTGCTCGAGATCGTCGCCGGCTCCAACGTCATCGTCGCCACCCCGACCGGCTCAGGGAAGACGCTTATCGCCACCGCCGCACTGTTCGCGGGCCTGGCCACCCGACGCCGCGCCTTCTACACCGCCCCGATCAAGGCGCTGGTCAGCGAGCGGTTCTTCGAGCTGGTCGCGGTGTTCGGCGCCGAGAACGTCGGCATGGTCACCGGCGACAGCGCGGTCAACCCCGAGGCGCCGATCATCTGCTGCACCGCCGAGATCCTGGCGTCGATGGCGCTCCGCGGGGGCGCGGCCACCGAGGTCGGCGTCATCGTGATGGACGAGTTCCACTACTACGGCGACCCACAGCGCGGGGTGGCCTGGCAGATCCCGATCATCGAGCTGCCGCACGCCCAGTTCGTGCTGATGTCGGCCACCCTCGGCGACGTCTCCTTCTTCGCCGAGGATCTCACCCGCCGCACCGGCGCCGAGACCGCCGTCATCACCGGCGTCACCCGGCCGGTCCCGCTGCACTACAGCTGGGCGCTGCAGCCCCTGCAGGAGCTCCTCGAGGAGCTGCTCAAGACCGGCCGCGCCCCGATCTACGTCGTGCACTTCACCCAGGCGGCCGCCCTGGAACGCGCCCAGTCGCTGACCTCGATCACCGTCGCCACCCGCGCCGAGCGCGACCAGATCGCCGAGCTGATCGGTGATTTCCGATTCTCGGCCGGCTTCGGCCGGACGCTGTCCCGGCTGGTCCGGCACGGCATCGGCGTGCACCACGCCGGCATGCTGCCCAAGTACCGGCGGCTGGTGGAGAAGCTCGCCCAGTCCGGGTTGCTCAAGATCATCTGCGGCACCGACACCCTCGGCGTCGGCATCAACGTGCCGATCCGGACGGTGCTCATCACCGCGCTGACCAAGTTCGACGGCACCCGGATGCGCGCACTGAACGCCCGGGAGTTCCACCAGATCTCCGGCCGGGCCGGCCGCGCCGGCTTCGACACCGCGGGCGACGTCGTGGTGATGGCGCCCGACCACGAGATCGAGAACGAGCGCCGGCTGCGCAAGGCCGGTGACGACCCGGTCAAGAAGAAGCGGGTCGTGCGCACCAAGCCGCCGGAGGGCTTCATCAACTGGTCGGAGAAGACCTTCGACCGGCTCGTCGCCGCCCAGCCCGAGCAGCTGCAGTCGCACTTCGCGGTGACCAACGCGATGGTGCTCTCGGTCGTGGCCCGCCCCGGTGACGCGTTCGCCGCGATGCGGCACCTCATCGAGGATTCCCACGAGCCGCGGCCGCGGCAGCTCCAGCACGCCAAGCGGGCGCTGGAGATCGCCCGCGGGCTCCTCGGCTCCGGCGTCGTCGA from Nakamurella deserti encodes:
- a CDS encoding GNAT family N-acetyltransferase — translated: MDIGPDDPARPDVTALLREHLADMVATSPPESVHALDVEALRAPSITFVTARRDGLLLGCAALRELDPAHAELKAMRTTAAARGTGVGRALLVHLIGLARERGHARLSLETGTQPYFAPARTLYAAHGFVPTGPFGDYRPDPNSAYLTREL
- a CDS encoding DEAD/DEAH box helicase, with product MTLADLLPTPGHDLGDAHPRSADDLFTDFEGWATARGLPLYPHQEEALLEIVAGSNVIVATPTGSGKTLIATAALFAGLATRRRAFYTAPIKALVSERFFELVAVFGAENVGMVTGDSAVNPEAPIICCTAEILASMALRGGAATEVGVIVMDEFHYYGDPQRGVAWQIPIIELPHAQFVLMSATLGDVSFFAEDLTRRTGAETAVITGVTRPVPLHYSWALQPLQELLEELLKTGRAPIYVVHFTQAAALERAQSLTSITVATRAERDQIAELIGDFRFSAGFGRTLSRLVRHGIGVHHAGMLPKYRRLVEKLAQSGLLKIICGTDTLGVGINVPIRTVLITALTKFDGTRMRALNAREFHQISGRAGRAGFDTAGDVVVMAPDHEIENERRLRKAGDDPVKKKRVVRTKPPEGFINWSEKTFDRLVAAQPEQLQSHFAVTNAMVLSVVARPGDAFAAMRHLIEDSHEPRPRQLQHAKRALEIARGLLGSGVVERIDPPDATGRRWRVTTDLQLDFALNQPLSPLALAAIEILDAESPEYPLDVVSLIEATLDDPGAVLGAQRFKARGEAVARMKADGIEYDERMALLEEVTYPQPLVEVIEAAYELYKRGHPWIADYSPSPKSVVRDMYERAMNFGEYVAFYQLTRSEGVVLRYLSDAFQAMRRTVPVEARVPELTDLISWLGELVRGVDSSLLDEWDELSHPEPLAGGVAADALRPPTAHRGVTGNVRAFTIMVRNALFQRVTLAALERYDLLGGFDDGWDASRWEDAMDGYWHEYDEMGTGADARSTAMIAVTPGPEVWTVRQTFDDPDAHRDWGISAEVDVEASDEAGEPVLRIVAVGPLDA